The sequence below is a genomic window from Candidatus Cloacimonadota bacterium.
TTTTTTTCCATCTATAATTATATTTATCATCATTCCTCCTACTCTACGGTAATTGCATCAAACTTGCAGACTTCATAACAGATACCACATTTGATACAAATATTAGGATCTATAAAATGCATTTCTTTCAGTTTCCCGGAAATAGCATCAACAGGACATTTCTTCGCACAGATCGTGCAGCCAGTGCATTTCTCATTAATGCTGTAAGTTATCAATTCCTTGCAAACACCGGCTGGACATTTTTTATCTCTAATATGAGCTTCATATTCATCACGGAAATATTTAATCGTACTTAAAACAGGATTTGGAGCTGATTTTCCAAGTTCACAGAGAGAAGCGATTTTCATGGTTTCACAAATATCTTCCATCAATTCGATATCATCAGGCTTTCCATCACCTTTTGTAATGCGATCCAGAATTTTATCCAAAGAAATCAATCCTTCCCGGCAGGGAGTACATTTTCCGCATGATTCTCCTTTCAGAAAATGAATGAAATATTTCGCCACATCAACCATACAGGTTTTTTCATCCATCACGATCATTCCTCCAGAACCCATCATTGATCCAGCTTTAGTCAGAGAATCAAAATCGACGGTAAGATCGAGTAAAGATTCGGGAAGGCATCCTCCGGAAGGACCTCCGGTCTGGATTGCTTTGAATTTTCTATCTTTGGGAATTCCTCCACCAATATCATAAACGATTTCTCGGAGTGTAATTCCCATTGGAACTTCGATCAAGCCAGTTCTTTTAATCTTCCCAACTAATGAGAAAACTTTAGTACCTGAACTTCCATTCCAGGGATTTTCTGAAACATCACCGCTTCCGATCTTTGCAAACCAATCTGCTCCTTTCTCGATAATAACAGGAATATTTGCCCAAGTTTCAACATTGTTCAGGACTGTAGGTTTTCCTTTAAATCCGGATTCAACATTGTGAATATATTTCGCTTTTGGTTCACCAACTTTTCCAGTCATCGAAGCCATCAAAGCTGTTGATTCTCCGCAAACAAATGCTCCGGCTCCACGATGAATTTTTATCTCAAAATCAAAACCGGAATTCAAAATGTTTATTCCCAGAAATCCTTTCTTTTTTGCTTGTTGGATAGCAGTTGAAATCCTTTCCAGAGCAAGCGGATATTCTTTCCTGATATAGATATAACCTTCACTGGAATTTATCGCATAAGCGCCGATGATCATTCCTTCGAGGATCGTATGAGGATCACTTTCCAATAGATTTCTATCCATAAATG
It includes:
- a CDS encoding NADH-quinone oxidoreductase subunit NuoF — translated: MKKITIGLASCGLAAGAGRIKEVINKEVQDKKLQINIHETGCIGMCYNEPLVEVFTDSGNWLYGNVTEETAKEIIKHHSEEDSPIKEWLVKTEKIKTKDDTFFIKQLKIASRNCGIIDSTNIDDYIAKDGYKSLDKVLKMTPEDVIDEVKRSAIRGRGGGGFPTGIKWESAVKAAVKKNENPILVCNADEGDPGAFMDRNLLESDPHTILEGMIIGAYAINSSEGYIYIRKEYPLALERISTAIQQAKKKGFLGINILNSGFDFEIKIHRGAGAFVCGESTALMASMTGKVGEPKAKYIHNVESGFKGKPTVLNNVETWANIPVIIEKGADWFAKIGSGDVSENPWNGSSGTKVFSLVGKIKRTGLIEVPMGITLREIVYDIGGGIPKDRKFKAIQTGGPSGGCLPESLLDLTVDFDSLTKAGSMMGSGGMIVMDEKTCMVDVAKYFIHFLKGESCGKCTPCREGLISLDKILDRITKGDGKPDDIELMEDICETMKIASLCELGKSAPNPVLSTIKYFRDEYEAHIRDKKCPAGVCKELITYSINEKCTGCTICAKKCPVDAISGKLKEMHFIDPNICIKCGICYEVCKFDAITVE